GGCCGCCCTTGCCGGGCGTCACGCCGCCGACCATTTGCGTGCCGTAATCGCGGCACCCGAGCGAGTGGAATTTCCCGGCGTTGCCAGTGATCCCCTGGCAAATGACCTTGGTGTTTTTGTCGACCAGAATACTCATGTTGATAGCTTTTTGCGTTTGGTTGCTGGCGTCGAACCAACAACCGAAGGGTGATGTTTTGGAAGGAAGGGATCAGGCCAAACCTGATTCTCGTTTACAAATCAGGCGACCAGCTGGAAGCCGATCGCGAGTCGCTCGACGCGAAGCGTCACGCAGTCGCTGCGACGATTTTTTTCGCCGCGTCGGTCAAATCCATCGCATTGATGATGTCGACGTCGCTTTCCGCCAGCATTTTGCGGCCTTCCTCGACTTCGGTTCCTTCCAATCGCACCACCAAAGGCACGTTGAACCCGACTTCTTTGCTGGCCGTGATCAACGCACCCGCGATCGTTGTGCAACGAGCGATGCCGCCGAAAATGTTGACCAAAACACCCTTGCAGTTGGGATCGGACAACAGGATCCGGAACGCTTCGGTCACCTGAGCCGCGTTGGCTCCACCACCGACATCCAAGAAGTTGGCAGGTTCGCCGCCGTGGTACTTGATGATGTCCATCGTCGACATCGCCAGCCCGGCTCCGTTGACCAAACATGCGATGTTGCCATCGAGCTTGACGTAGCTGAGCCCAGCCTTTTTGGCCCGCATTTCGGACTCTTCTTCTTCGCTGAGGTCACGCAGCTCTTCCAAGTCCTTGTGACGGAACATCGCGTTCTCGTCGAAGATGATCTTCGCATCCAGAGCCACCATTTCGCCGTCGCCGGTGATCACGAGCGGGTTAATCTCAGCCATTTCGCAATCGAAATCGACGAAGAAGCGGCACATCGCGGTCATGAACTTATATGCACTCTTGGCCGCTGCCCCTTCGATGCCGAGCTTCTTGCAAAGCTTGCGAACTTGGTAACCATCCAGCCCGATCGCGGGATCGAAGTGCTCTTTGAAGATCAGTTCCGGTGTTTCTTCGGCAACCGTTTCGATCTCCACACCGCCTTCGGTGCTAACCATCAAGACAGGCTTGCTGCTGCCGCGGTCGACCACGATGCCCAAATACAATTCGCGAGCAATATCGCATCCGGCTTCGACGAAGACCTTCGAAACCGTTTGGCCTTCGGGCCCGGTTTGAATGGTGACCAACTTGTTGCCCAACAATCCCTCGGCTGCCGCTTTGGCTTCTTCGGCCGATTTGACCAGAACGACGCCCTTTTGGTCTGGGTTGTCGATGACATTGCCTTTGCCACGCCCGCCAGCGTGAATCTGAGCCTTGACGACTGCGATTTTGCCACCGAGCTTGTCGTATGCGGCAGCTGCTTCGTCAGGCGTCGTCACCATGTGCCCTTCCAGGACCGGAACGCCGGCGGTTCGGAAAAGCTGTTTGCCTTGATACTCGTGAATTTTCATCGGGGGTTCAGCCCAGTTGGCAAGCGAAAGGAATGCGAAGGTACGTCTCCTCGCCATGATGGCGAGCGAGTCCGGGGTCTGTCAGACTGCCCAGAAGTGAAAATGGTAGCAGCTCGGAAAATTCCAACCACCACCGCTCTATTGATGACTGGCACCGACCCACAATCCGCCTCCACGCCAAATCCCAATGCCGACGCGGAAGGTCCCGGAGCAGCCGGTCCAACGATGAATGATTCGGACGGCGGCGTGCCCAACGGAACCGACCACGGC
Above is a genomic segment from Rhodopirellula bahusiensis containing:
- the sucC gene encoding ADP-forming succinate--CoA ligase subunit beta: MKIHEYQGKQLFRTAGVPVLEGHMVTTPDEAAAAYDKLGGKIAVVKAQIHAGGRGKGNVIDNPDQKGVVLVKSAEEAKAAAEGLLGNKLVTIQTGPEGQTVSKVFVEAGCDIARELYLGIVVDRGSSKPVLMVSTEGGVEIETVAEETPELIFKEHFDPAIGLDGYQVRKLCKKLGIEGAAAKSAYKFMTAMCRFFVDFDCEMAEINPLVITGDGEMVALDAKIIFDENAMFRHKDLEELRDLSEEEESEMRAKKAGLSYVKLDGNIACLVNGAGLAMSTMDIIKYHGGEPANFLDVGGGANAAQVTEAFRILLSDPNCKGVLVNIFGGIARCTTIAGALITASKEVGFNVPLVVRLEGTEVEEGRKMLAESDVDIINAMDLTDAAKKIVAATA